In Romeriopsis navalis LEGE 11480, the genomic stretch CAGCCCCGGCGCTACGGAACCGGGGCTTTTGCATGGGTTATTTCTCTGGGATGAAGCGGTAAACACATCAGTTTCAACGTTAGTACCCGAACCAAGGAGGTGATATCGAATGGGTAGAACGCTGGCAAACAAGAAGGCAATTGTAGCGGGTCTGAAAGAAACGCTCAGTGACTCTTCACTCGCAGTGGTAATCAACTATCGCGGTTTGACCGTGGCAGAGATTAGCGATTTGCGGAACCGTTTACGTCCGAGCGGTGCAAGCTGCACCGTGACGAAAAACACGTTTATGGGCAAGGCGATCGAAGGTGACGACAAGTGGAGTCCCATCGAAGGTCTGCTCAAAGATACAACGGCTTTCATTCTGGCCAAAGACGATGTCGGTGCCGCTGTTAAGGCGTATCAGGCATTCCAGAAGGAAACTAAAAAGTCGGAAGTGCTTGGTGGCGTGATGGAGGGCAAATTGCTCTCACAGAACGACATCAAAGCGATCGCTGACCTACCTTCCAAAGACGAGCTTTACGCTCAAATCGCTGGTGCGACAAACAACATCGTGGCAAACATCGCAATCTTGGTCAACGAGATTCCGACTGGTGTGGCCCGTGCGGTTCAAGCTGTGGCGGACAAAGATGCCGCTTAGACCGGCTGGCTAGAAGCGCCGTCGTGGACTTAAGCGTTCCGTCACGCACTATGGCCAATATTTCGACTGTTTAGATTTCATTGCA encodes the following:
- the rplJ gene encoding 50S ribosomal protein L10; translated protein: MGRTLANKKAIVAGLKETLSDSSLAVVINYRGLTVAEISDLRNRLRPSGASCTVTKNTFMGKAIEGDDKWSPIEGLLKDTTAFILAKDDVGAAVKAYQAFQKETKKSEVLGGVMEGKLLSQNDIKAIADLPSKDELYAQIAGATNNIVANIAILVNEIPTGVARAVQAVADKDAA